The stretch of DNA GTCCTTCTCTGAACTGGATAGCATGTTTAACCGTGGGAATAGTCCCGCCTTTGCTCGATTAGAGAAGAGTGGTGATGCTTCTGCCTGCCTACTGTGCGATGATATTGTAAATCTTGTCTCCAATTTGGTGGATTACCAGACTTCTGAGTTTAATCTTTCTTAGCATTAGCTTCATATTGTATGCAAGTACTCAGCAATTCAGTGGCTTATTTTTGTTGAGGCACATTATTTTATGTAAGAGTCATATCTAGAACACTTCCTTTGTGAAATACATATTGTTTGCTTCAGCCCCACCAGTTAAGCCAGACACTCTAAACTCAGCCTCCAAGTATTTATATTTTTGGGTTGGGAAGCGCAGGTGTGGGGAATGCTGCTATGATGCCAGACCTTGTTATGAGGTATATTATCTTCTGTTATATTAACTACCTTTACCCCCCCTTTTGTTTTTTAGGTTTAATGAAAGCTCTGTTTGAGGCTGCTAAAAAATCGTCACCTATACGGATAGACGGGGTGACTGCGTTGTTGTGGCACGTAATGAGAGGAACTTACACAAAGCTTCACTCAAGAGCTGGAAATGTCATGGAGTTCTTGTTGAGCAAGTCAATATGTACCACTATCGACAATAAATTCCCAGATGGTCAGATAACATCTTGTAGACGATGTACTGTTGTAATTTTTATGCCCATTAGCTGCATTGCCTTGTACTTTCACTGATCCTATATGTTGATTTTTTTTGTTGGATACCTCATTATCGTCTCAGTTTAATTGAACTGTACGCATCTATTGTTGATTCACTGAGTTAGATTTGTCTACCGTTCTAACCATGATTTAGTAACTGAAAATATCCTTTGTGAATTATACGAATGGCGATGTTTGTATTGCAAATGGCTATTTTCGTTTATATTGTCATCATTATTCAGTAATGTAATCATTGGATTAATACAATATGCAGGGTCTTCTACTACTCGTGAGGTCATAACTGGTGTTATCCATAGATTATGCAACGAAGTGGATCAGAAAGAGTTGACGTTGATATATACTTGCTTGTTTAAAGAAATCAAAAGCTGCATTAAGGATGACTGTTTGGGGCACTTGAAACACATGATTGATTTTCTTACATTTGCTCTAGAAAACAGCAAGCAGAGTGATATGCTTGGTAAGAGCTTGTCTCACCATCCATATGCTTTTTATTGTTTCGAGTTCTGTTGGTAGTTTTAATTAGAATATCTTTCTGTATTTTCCCCCTTTTCAGACAAGGCTGATGTTCTTGAACTTGTTAAGTTGCTGATCCATAAGTATGTTAGGCCTGGTAGCAGGACAGGAGAAGCTTCTTCATCTGAGTTTCTTGGGAGTATCTTGGACTTTCTTCTTTGTGTTTTGGATGTTCCAGTTATTTCTTGCAATTTATCCATCATATACGCCCCTGTATTTGAACTAACCAATTTGAGGTAAATTATGCCTGTAGAACCCATGGTCATATTATTTATATATTCCAAAAGCAATCTAGCACAGCTCACGGTTTAATTCTGACATTTCAGCGCGGTTGCCTTTCTGAAAAAGCTTTGCATGAAAGGCCCACAAATTATAAAAGCTTTTGAGAGTCAGATACTGAGGTATGCACTAGTAATTGTTGTTATACTTCAAATAGTACTTGTACAATTCCACACATGAAGATTTGACCCTGCAATTTTATGCCTTGCAGTGCAATGGATAATATTCTTGAGACTTCACCCGAGGAAGTTCTCTTTATCCTTCTGCATTTATTTAAGAAAGCAACAGATGGAGTAACTCCTCATGACATTGATGGTAGTCATCTTGATCGGGAGAAGAAAGTGTACAAGTTCTGTGATTCAAATGTCCGTTTATGGATAGAGGTTGTAGATGATATAGTCAAGACAGGCAATCATTCGAGTAATCTGGTCAGTGTAAAGGAAGCTGCTATACTATGGGGATCTGTTCGCTGCTACTCAAATGTTAAAGACGCCCCTCAAGATAGTTTAGCAATGCTGAATAAGTTTATTCGCAGCCTTGATCTGTTACTTGAGGTGCAAGAAGGTGATTGTACTTGACGATTTATGTACTTTGTTACATTAACCATCTGCAGTCTTCTGAAAAGGCACAATTTTTGTCGACATGCAGATAGCATTAGTGGTCTTCCGAAGAATACCTGGAGAAGTCTACTTGGTGCAGCATTATTATCGTACCATGAAATACTGCTGGTTAACGTCGGTAAAAAATCAGAATTAAGTTTCTTCCTATCTCTTGCCAAGAGGCACAGCACATGTCCGCAAGTACTCTCTGCTGTAGCCGAATATTTGGATTCCCTACATGGGTAAAGTTGTTTCTGCTCTAACtttctactccctctgtctcaaaatataagacgttttttgacacttatattttgagacagagggagtacttatTTTGATCAATTTTCACGGTTATTCAATTCTCTATGTTTGTTTCTGTGAGCAGAGCAACTTCCCTGGGGATGACGGAAGAATTCGATCCACAGAATATCTTGAATTCATTCTGTATCTTTGGTGCTAGCTTGAGCAGTCCAAATAAGAATGTCCGGGTTTTGACATTGAGGATTTTATCTTATTATGCAAAGATGGATCAACGCCTAGGCTCAGATGATGAGCGGCCACATAAGAGGCGAAAAGCAGAAGATTCTGCAGAGGAAACTCTTGAACCTAAATACACTAATGTACGTTCTGGCAGCTAATATTTCACTTGCTATTTGCTGTTTTTATTCTAACATCTCCCTTGAAATCAGGTTGTCGATACTCTTCTCGCTGTTGAATCAACTCCAGTTTCAGTATCTACTAGCCGCAAAATTGCTATCTTTGTTTCTCGGATACAAATGAGTCTATCTTCTAATACGGTTCATGATGATTACATACCTCTTCTCTTTCATGGGATTATTGGCATCTTATACAATCGATTTAGTGATCTGTGGCCACCAGCACTGGATTGTCTTGCTGTCCTTGTTAGCAAACACAAGGATCTTGTCTGGAGTCGGTTTATTCAGTTTATTGCAGTTTATGAGTCAAAGGGTCTAACCGTGAGAAACCAAGAGAAGCTGCAAGCTGTGTCCCACCCAGAATGTATGTCTCATCCATCTGTAATTTTctgtttgtattttcttctaTGTAAACCCACCCCTATGCTCCATTTACCTTTGTTCTCATTCACTGCATGTTTCATTTTGAGTTTCTCCTGTCCATCTCTTGTATTGCTGTATTTCTGACTCTATTTATGTTAAAGAGGACAAATAGAAAGAAATAATTTTTGTTGCTCTATATGGGAGTTGATGAGTATGTTGAGACACTGTGGCTTTGCATCCCATTGTGTTGAGACTGTTGTGCTTGTGCCTCTGTCTTGGTAAACTGCACATATAGCTTTTCAAGCTTTCACCAAGTTTTTATTTCCTACTAATTGGCCTTAGGAGACCCAAACTTGTGAGACGATGCTTGGTGGATTGATTAAGTGTTATGGTATTTGGATGTCAATAAGCATGCAACAGTAGTGACTGCAGACCTTTTGTTTGTTATGGACTTATGGTTAAGTACTTGAAGTCAAGTTTATGTGCTTAAGTGCTTTTACCATTTCTTATTTCAATCTTTGATTTTTGCAGCTATTATTGACTGCTTCAGCTTATATCTTGCTACGGATTTTGATTATACACCCCTTGAGACGATTGCTACACTATTGCTTCAAGCCCTCCAAAAGATACCTGATGTTGCTGAGTCTTGCTCTCGACATGTTGTTCCATTATTTCTAAACTTCATGGGCTATACCGATGGCAGCATCACTAGGTATTTATGGATGACATTATTTATGCAGCTCAGACTTGAATACTGAATCTCCAATCCTTAATGCCCTTTTTAATCTTGATTTTGACAGTGTCGATTCATATATGTCTGACAAGTGTAAAGGCAAACAATGGAAAATGATTCTAAAAGAATGGCTGAACTTGTTGCGAGCAATGCGCAATGCTCGATCACTGTCCCAGAGCAAGATTATTCAGGAAATATTAACTGAAAGGTTTGTGAATTTTGTAATGTTGCTAATATGAATTTCCTGCGTGTGAGGTGCTGCATGGAAATTTATGACTAATTAACATTTATTGCCAGGGTCCTCGATGAGAGTGATCCTGATATACAGGCAAAAGCATTGGATTGCATTCTGAACTGGAAGGATGAATTCCTAATCCCATACATTCAAAACCTTAAGAATCTGATCGGCTTGAAAACTCTCCGTGAAGAACTCACCACGTGGGCAGTTTCACATGACTCTTTGTCTATCCAGAAATGTCACAGAAGTCATGTTGTTCCTTTGGTTATTCGTGTGTTAACACCTAAAGTAAGAAAACTGAAGCTGCTTGGTTCTCGAAAGGTTGGTATCTTTAGTTAGCAAAAGAAATATTTGTATTTCAGTTCACCTGAAAGCTAACTTCTATAcgttttgtattgttgtgcagcACACGGGGGTTAGCCATCGAAAGGCCATTCTCCGTTTCCTTCTGCAGTTTGATGCAAAGGAGCTTCAGCTCTTTTTCTCGTTACTACTAAAGTCCTTGATCCCTGGGAGCCTTCAACTTGAAATGTTCTCTTGTCAGTCTGACAACCTACTTGAAAGTATTTCTGATGCCGTGGGAACTTCGTCCAGCATCTGTCTAGAGAGTCTTACATGGAAAAGGGCAAATGGTTTTCTTCATTTAGTTGAAGAGATTTTTGGTACTTTCGGCATGACACATATAGGTCCATTTCTTAATGCTCTATTGATCATTGTTGTTCGGTTGCTGGAGAGTTGCATGCGGAATCTTGGAAACAGCAGCGATGAGAAAGATCCTTGTAAACAATCAAATCACCCTGATAATGGTTGTTCCAATGACcaggaagctgacaattccataGATCTGAATGAATGCCCAAATGAGATGACAGTAGCCGACGATACTGAGGTGTGTCACGTTATATAAACATCACCTGCAAAAATATGCAGTGCTGTCACCTTTAATATTGGTTTAGTTATTACAGATCTGTACCATGTTGTTTGGCAGAACTACCAAATAGCTGTTCTGTTCTTCCTGGAAAAAATTTGTTGATGATTTGCCCAATTTAATCTAGAAGTATCTGATATTTTAGGGAAAAACTAGTTAAACATATTTTATAGCATATAACAAGTGTAATTACTGTTTGATATGACGGTTCTGTCAGTCTTACTTGAATTTATCGTATGTGTACCCGTCATTATTTCTCCGATCAAAGTAGCGTACACTGTGTTGACAAATCATGAATATCTTCTCTGTTACTGTTTGTTATGATGGTTCTGTCAGTCTTACTCAAAGTTATCGTGTGTACCCGTCATTATTTCTTCGATCAAAGTAGCGTACACTGTGTTGACAAATCATGAATATCTTCTCTGAACTAATCCCTGTCTCACTCTTTTATGCAGGCAAGTGCCTCAGTCAAGCAGTTAAAGGATCTTAGGTCCTTATGTATTCGAATCGTTTCCTTGGCACTTGGTCAGTATGAAAGTCATGACTTTGGAGAATACTTCTGGAGTACTTTTTTTGCTTCTGTGAAACCTCTGATTGACTGCTTCAGACAAGAGGCTGGCAGTAGTGAGAAACCGAGCTCTTTATTTTCTTGCTTCATGGTTATGAGTCAGAGCCCAAAATTAGCACCACTATTAGGGACTAATAACCTTGTACCGGCTATATTTTCTATTTTGACTGTGAGGACTGCATCAGAATCTATCACCTCCTATGCACTTGAGTTTATTGAGAATCTATTGAGGCTCGATAATGATTTGGAGCAGCAAGAAGATCACTCGGTGAAGAAAATTCTTGCTCAACATATGGATGTTCTTCTCAACAGTCTCCATGATTTTGTTAATTATCGCAAAGAACTTCACAGGTATATGCTTTTGTTTGTGTGGAGTCTGACAAATGGCACTGAAGTGCTCATGTCTTCTTATTATTGTATTGATCTATATTTTATGGTCAAGCATCTCTTATGAGTAGTCAGGGCCTTAAAGTTGTCTTCTTACTAACTCACATACCATCATTCCCTTGATGCGATGCATGTTTTTTTCTTTTGAAAACTCTGCTTGGATCTTATCCATATTGTTTGGAGAGAAACTATGAACTTCAAGAAAAAGAACTCACTACACCACTAAAGTTATTTTGGTTCGAGCACTTCTCTCGAGTTCAGTTGAACATGTTAGTGGAAGATACAAATTAGTGACATCAATTGTGCATTGTTCGGGGCATTCTGTTTCTTGCCTGGAGGTGCCTCACATTGAAGTTATTACTCATTTTTGGAGCTTATGTTCAGAATGTTCCTTTTGATTTGTACAGGAGATCTGGGAGATGGCTTGGGCAACGTGAACTTAGGTTGTTTAAACTATTGCTAAATTACATCACAGATCCTTCAGCTGCAGAGCATGTTGTAGATCTCGTCCTTCCGTTTTTTAGTAAGAAGGATTTGAACTCTGGTAAGCCTATCTTCAAGTCAAGTTTATCCTGTGCACACATCTGATTTGTATTCAACATGCACAAATGGGACATGAGATCATTCATTATTTTtcacctcacttgcaacattctAGGCTTCTAGCACCCTTGACATGTTTTGCCCTCTTCTGTATCATGTCTTTTATTCAACAGATGAGTGTCTGGAAGCTCTACATGTTGTAAGGGGAATAATACAAAATCTACGACACGGTGTGTGTGTAAAAATTGTAAATGCGCTCAATCCATTGCTTGCGACTGTTGGACTCGAGCAGCGGCTATGTATCTGTGATATTTATGATGGGCTTTCATTGCATGAGTCTTCAATGTCCTCTCTGGTAATTATTGCTTTTCTTGTGATGTAATGTCATCTGAGTCAGCTTTGCCCCAGTACCTGTTCCTTTCCTATTTACAGTCTTAGTTGTGATAGTTGGTCCTTCTTACAGGCTCGGTTACTGCGAGATCTGAATGCGGTTTCAACCTCAGAACTAGGTGAACTAGATTATGACATGAGAATCAGAGCATATGATACGGTTCAGCCGCAGTTATTTCACGGCATGCAAGAAGAACATATAGGTGCCATATTATCTCACTGCGTGTATGATATGTCATCCGACGAGCTAATTTTCCGGCAAAGTGCATCCAGGGCTCTTCAATCATTCCTGGGATTCTCTGCATCAGTTATGAACAGTGACCCCGGCGGCTCTGTTGAAACAGCCACTGTTAAACCTGGAGACAACAATTCCAGAAACATTTGCACAAAAGGCCGTATTCAACAAATATTAGAGAGAACTTACCTTCATAATATGGGAACAGCGATGTCTAAAGACATATCAGTTCAAAAGGTCTAAATTCTGGCTACCTTTTGTATAAACTATATGATTTTACTAACTGAAAAGAAGAAATTAATGCTTTTGTAATTTCAGGAGTGGATCATTTTACTTCGGGAGATGGTCTATAATTTTGATCATGTACCATCCTTAAACTCCTTCAGGCCTCTCTGTAAAGACGATCTGGATGAAGATTTTTTCCACAACATAATTCATTTACAGGTAATTTTACTCAATTCGTTCACCTCAAGAGTCTAAAGTTCCAAACAAATAACAGTAGTTCTTATTTGTATGGTCGTATCCATTAATGCAGGCTGGTAAAAGATCCAAAGCGTTATCTCTTTTCAGGCAGGCAATGAAAGATACCAACTTTTCGGAGGTAAATATTAAATATTGCCAAGTTTTAATTGGTGGAATACGTATCAGATGA from Triticum urartu cultivar G1812 chromosome 3, Tu2.1, whole genome shotgun sequence encodes:
- the LOC125546832 gene encoding U3 small nucleolar RNA-associated protein 20 — its product is MATAISSSSPPPVKCLNTFSSSNKRFVFKSFSERVGDIVIDVYRSIDKVKAEPSSGSSFFLDALMEWRELNTAEDFISFYDEMIPLVQTLPQIVLHREKIFSGLLQRVNMAARLSLEPIFMLIAEFARDILEEFLPFLARHASAILALLSDGGDRDPEILEQVFTSWSRIMMYLQKYLVKDVVQILRITSPLRFFPKDYVREFMAESVSFLLRNARNDQLTQGLMKALFEAAKKSSPIRIDGVTALLWHVMRGTYTKLHSRAGNVMEFLLSKSICTTIDNKFPDGSSTTREVITGVIHRLCNEVDQKELTLIYTCLFKEIKSCIKDDCLGHLKHMIDFLTFALENSKQSDMLDKADVLELVKLLIHKYVRPGSRTGEASSSEFLGSILDFLLCVLDVPVISCNLSIIYAPVFELTNLSAVAFLKKLCMKGPQIIKAFESQILSAMDNILETSPEEVLFILLHLFKKATDGVTPHDIDGSHLDREKKVYKFCDSNVRLWIEVVDDIVKTGNHSSNLVSVKEAAILWGSVRCYSNVKDAPQDSLAMLNKFIRSLDLLLEVQEDSISGLPKNTWRSLLGAALLSYHEILLVNVGKKSELSFFLSLAKRHSTCPQVLSAVAEYLDSLHGATSLGMTEEFDPQNILNSFCIFGASLSSPNKNVRVLTLRILSYYAKMDQRLGSDDERPHKRRKAEDSAEETLEPKYTNVVDTLLAVESTPVSVSTSRKIAIFVSRIQMSLSSNTVHDDYIPLLFHGIIGILYNRFSDLWPPALDCLAVLVSKHKDLVWSRFIQFIAVYESKGLTVRNQEKLQAVSHPESIIDCFSLYLATDFDYTPLETIATLLLQALQKIPDVAESCSRHVVPLFLNFMGYTDGSITSVDSYMSDKCKGKQWKMILKEWLNLLRAMRNARSLSQSKIIQEILTERVLDESDPDIQAKALDCILNWKDEFLIPYIQNLKNLIGLKTLREELTTWAVSHDSLSIQKCHRSHVVPLVIRVLTPKVRKLKLLGSRKHTGVSHRKAILRFLLQFDAKELQLFFSLLLKSLIPGSLQLEMFSCQSDNLLESISDAVGTSSSICLESLTWKRANGFLHLVEEIFGTFGMTHIGPFLNALLIIVVRLLESCMRNLGNSSDEKDPCKQSNHPDNGCSNDQEADNSIDLNECPNEMTVADDTEASASVKQLKDLRSLCIRIVSLALGQYESHDFGEYFWSTFFASVKPLIDCFRQEAGSSEKPSSLFSCFMVMSQSPKLAPLLGTNNLVPAIFSILTVRTASESITSYALEFIENLLRLDNDLEQQEDHSVKKILAQHMDVLLNSLHDFVNYRKELHRRSGRWLGQRELRLFKLLLNYITDPSAAEHVVDLVLPFFSKKDLNSDECLEALHVVRGIIQNLRHGVCVKIVNALNPLLATVGLEQRLCICDIYDGLSLHESSMSSLARLLRDLNAVSTSELGELDYDMRIRAYDTVQPQLFHGMQEEHIGAILSHCVYDMSSDELIFRQSASRALQSFLGFSASVMNSDPGGSVETATVKPGDNNSRNICTKGRIQQILERTYLHNMGTAMSKDISVQKEWIILLREMVYNFDHVPSLNSFRPLCKDDLDEDFFHNIIHLQAGKRSKALSLFRQAMKDTNFSEDVTMKVFVPLFFNMFFDVKAGKGEHVRDVCLDTLSSVAAKVQWEHYRTILMRCFRELSLKPDKHKVILRLICAVLDVFHFMKPATDISSNSDGMIGDSHSSVTFSSTIVSLEKQQYLRKVVFPQVHKLLGADPEKVNVSINLVALKILKLLPVDYFESQLSSIIHRICNFLKNRLESVRDEARSALAASLKELGIGYLQFVVKILRAILKRGYELHVLGYTLHFLLSKTVTAEMNGSLDYCLQDLLSVVESDILGDIAEQKEVEKIASKMKETKKRMSFETLKLIAQSITFRTHSSKLILPISAHLRKHLTPKLRTKLEAMLHSIALGVECNPSTETSNLFIFVYGLVEDTIEGNESQRKKNMESGPGQKNILRMNFLELGESGLQNSYIFTRFALSLLRNRLKSIKLHKEDEQLLSMLDPFVNLLGKCLSSKYESVLSVTFRCLAMLVKLPLPSLKDNANSIKSVLMEIAQRTGNSNGHLVTSCLKLLAHLLRGFRISLSDDQLQMLVRFPIFVDLQTNPSPVALSLLKAIVKRKLVSPEIYDIVVGIGELMVTTQTESIRQQCMQILLQFFLNYPLSGKRLQQHIDFFLTNLSYEHASGREAVLQMLHDILTRFPQRIIDDQGQTIFLHLVVALANEQHQKVSSLIVAAIKKLLGRIGDQGKNSIFEYSLSWYTGEKQNLWSASAQVISLLVGNRSLGIGKHLENILAVAKRIMESSCTASGGVQLDLTGETDLPFWKEAYCSILMMDNLLEHFPELYFKQNTEAIWMTICKLLIHPHSKLRYYSSALVFKYFASVEQRKKAKLDVTSSFLVQPSRLFLIATAFLKQLRMELSDTAENKKIVQNLAYSICNLHVLVKQTTSSHQFWSSLGSCDHGAFLEGFELLGSRKAKNTFLLCTASCTDVDGSGLDSSEELASFFVSCLLKKMGKIAMQMEDIYMKIVFSCFSTISPKLNTEAEFSTYAVHMLAPLYKVAEGFAGKVISDEGKQSAELTRDKLRDLIGVEKFVEIYNSVRKDLKAKRESRKQAEKLVAAVDPARHAKRKLRMSAKHREHKKRKITAMKMGRWLR